A window of Xyrauchen texanus isolate HMW12.3.18 chromosome 10, RBS_HiC_50CHRs, whole genome shotgun sequence contains these coding sequences:
- the LOC127650498 gene encoding inhibitor of growth protein 4-like, translating to MAAGMYLEHYLDSIENLPFELQRNFHLMRDLDQRTEDLKGQIDSLAREYTANARTLSSEQKLSLLRQIQQSYGKCKEFGDDKVQLAMQTYEMVDKHIRRLDTDLARFEADLKEKQIESTDYDSTSSIGNKSDQRGPKKKEVAHTRSKVKNSDDDCSSKSGQKKVKITQSSEFSSPAVNFGNVHPSDVLDMPVDPNEPTYCLCHQVSYGEMIGCDNTDCSIEWFHFACVGLTTKPRGKWYCPRCSQERKKK from the exons aTGGCGGCTGGAATGTATCTAGAGCACTATCTGGACA GCATAGAGAATCTTCCTTTTGAACTGCAGAGGAACTTCCATCTGATGCGAGATCTCGACCAGAGGACAGAGG ATCTGAAAGGGCAGATTGATTCTCTGGCTCGTGAATACACGGCTAATGCTCGGACACTGTCCTCCGAACAGAAGCTCTCGCTGTTAAGACAGATACAGCAGTCTTATGGGAAGTGTAAAGAGTTTGGAGATGACAAGGTCCAACTCGCCATGCAAACTTATGAGATG GTGGATAAGCATATTCGGAGGTTGGATACAGACCTGGCTCGCTTCGAGGCTGACCTCAAGGAGAAACAGATAGAGAGTACCGATTACGACTCTACATCCAGCATAGGCAACAAGA gtGACCAGCGAGGGCCCAAGAAGAAGGAGGTGGCTCACACCAGGTCAAAGGTCAAGAACTCTGACGATGACTGCAGCTCAAAGAGTGGACAGAAGAAGGTCAAGATTACTCAAAG TTCTGAGTTTTCTTCGCCGGCTGTGAACTTTGGAAACGTTCACCCCTCAGATGTGCTGGACATGCCAGTCGATCCCAACGAACCCACCTATTGCCTTTGTCACCAGGTCTCATATGGGGAGATGATTGGCTGTGACAATACTGAT TGCTCCATTGAGTGGTTCCACTTTGCCTGTGTGGGACTGACCACCAAGCCCAGGGGGAAATG GTACTGCCCAAGATGTTCACAGGAGCGAAAGAAAAAATGA